Proteins encoded by one window of Cryptomeria japonica unplaced genomic scaffold, Sugi_1.0 HiC_scaffold_648, whole genome shotgun sequence:
- the LOC131872546 gene encoding pectinesterase-like — translation MASQLLLLLVVVIVVLFSQSEGATPQNGIQSACELAPDRKSCESSLSENPGSLRGGPKDMTHIALNMSISNAQTVGGFISSDSRRSSMNAKQSQAVDDCLQLYDLTVYYLTESLSILTDSSLQWKDAVDIQSYLSAALTSQITCLDGLNEANIDLHLLSFTDHVPNASRSVSNSLAIVEKLFIRAMKSSKTSVHSRRLLSDAHQVDHEPLDDDFSSWLSGEDRRLLLQTVAGVNLTGNMVTVARNGSGDYTTITDAINAVANKSANRSVIYVTAGVYEEYVSVASNKYNIMLIGDGKDVTVITGNRSFVDGSTTFNSATLATTGKGFLARDLTIENTAGAIKHQAVALRVGADLSAFYRCSFKGYQDTLYVHSLRQFYRECDIYGTVDYIFGNSAVVFQNCTLLARTPLTGQQNVFTAQGRTDPNQNTGISIHGCKVTAAPDLVPVMSSVRTYLGRPWKEYSRTVYMQSYLDSLIQPAGWLEWNGTFALSTLYYGEYGNQGPGSNTSQRVTWPGYHVMNTTDARNFTVTNYIFGDSWLPATSIPYNGDLF, via the exons GGTCTTTACGAGGAGGCCCAAAAGATATGACTCATATTGCCCTCAACATGAGCATATCTAACGCCCAAACGGTTGGAGGCTTCATTTCCAGTGACTCCCGCAGATCATCCATGAATGCTAAGCAGAGTCAAGCCGTCGACGACTGCCTCCAACTGTACGATCTGACCGTCTATTATCTGACGGAGAGTCTGTCAATCTTGACAGATTCTTCATTACAATGGAAAGATGCAGTGGATATTCAGAGCTATCTGAGTGCAGCCCTGACGAGCCAGATCACCTGTCTCGACGGCCTCAACGAAGCAAACATCGATCTCCATTTGCTGTCTTTCACAGATCATGTGCCAAACGCGTCCCGGTCAGTGAGTAATTCCCTGGCTATTGTAGAGAAGCTTTTTATCAGAGCCATGAAGTCCTCAAAAACTTCAGTCCACAGCCGACGCTTGTTATCTGACGCCCATCAAGTTGATCACGAACCCCTCGACGACGACTTCTCGTCGTGGTTATCTGGAGAGGACAGAAGATTGCTTCTTCAGACTGTAGCCGGCGTCAATTTGACAGGAAACATGGTGACGGTGGCGCGGAATGGCAGCGGTGATTACACCACAATCACTGATGCCATTAATGCCGTTGCAAACAAAAGTGCAAACAGATCAGTGATTTATGTAACCGCAGGAGTGTACGAGGAATACGTAAGCGTGGCGAGTAACAAATATAATATCATGCTCATTGGAGATGGAAAAGACGTCACTGTGATCACTGGTAACAGAAGCTTTGTAGATGGCTCCACTACTTTCAACTCTGCCACTCTCG CCACGACTGGGAAAGGTTTTCTTGCAAGAGACCTCACAATTGAGAACACAGCAGGTGCAATAAAGCACCAGGCCGTTGCTCTACGGGTGGGAGCAGATTTATCTGCTTTTTACAGGTGCAGCTTCAAAGGGTATCAAGACACTCTGTACGTGCACTCACTCCGTCAATTCTACAGAGAATGTGATATCTATGGCACTGTAGATTACATATTCGGCAACTCCGCTGTAGTATTCCAAAACTGCACTCTTTTGGCACGAACACCATTGACCGGGCAGCAGAATGTATTCACAGCTCAAGGTAGAACAGACCCAAATCAAAACACGGGGATATCGATTCACGGCTGTAAGGTTACTGCGGCCCCTGATCTGGTTCCTGTTATGAGCTCTGTCCGTACGTACCTGGGGAGGCCATGGAAAGAGTACTCACGTACTGTTTACATGCAATCTTATTTGGATAGTTTGATCCAGCCGGCTGGGTGGTTAGAATGGAATGGTACATTTGCCTTGAGCACGTTGTATTATGGTGAATACGGAAATCAAGGTCCAGGGTCAAATACTTCACAGCGAGTTACTTGGCCTGGTTATCATGTAATGAACACAACTGACGCTCGAAATTTCACGGTAACTAACTACATCTTTGGTGATTCATGGTTACCAGCAACTTCCATACCTTATAATGGAGACttgttttaa